The Triticum aestivum cultivar Chinese Spring chromosome 5A, IWGSC CS RefSeq v2.1, whole genome shotgun sequence genomic sequence GTCCGATAGGGAAATTGCATTGACTGTCGGGCTGATGTTCTTTTGGATTCGGGCATGTAAAAAAACTAAGTCTTTTTTGTTGTGATCAGGCATGCAATCCGGCGTTGGTGTGACCCGGCATGCTGTGTGAATCGGACTAAATTTGAATTTCAAATTAGTAGCCTTACCGATGGACATATATATGATAGTGTTGGATGACGGCCTCCCGCAGTTGTGTTCGCATACTAGTCCCCGTTCGTGAACGTATGCGGGAGAAAATTTGCGGGTCGCTGGAGATGCCCTATGAGGTCAACTTAGTACAACAAAGACCATTCTTTTGTTTTCTCTATTTCATCTCAGCAATTACACTATGTTGGTCGTTTTTTCGGCCTTTCGATGTTGAAACTGTGTGTTCGGTTTATATGACTCTGCTCGGTGATTTTATTTGTAAAGTTGAGCGTACCCCTTTTCTCTGAAAAATTACACTATGTTGGTGCAAAGTTAAGAAAGGATAATTTTGTCAAAAAAAAAAGTTAAGAAAGGAGAAAACTGGCCGTCGGCGGCGTCGGGAGGCGGAGCCACCGCTTCGGGAGACGTCTCCTTCTTCGTGTCTCTTGACTCTCCACAATCCATCCTAGGTTCACCATTAAAATGGAAGTGTTGAGAAAATTTGTGCAAAGTGAGCTGCGCAATCCTCCCACAACCCTCGCGCCTAGCGCTTTTGTGTCGTCCGCCGCCGAGGCAACCCGCCGACTCCTCCTCAGCGCCGTCAGCTCCAGCGACCGCCTCCCACCCCTCACCGTCAAACTGCTCCACGGCCGCCTCCTCCGGCTTGACATCCTCGCCGACCTTTACACGTACCTCCTTCGCGCGctctcctcctccggcctccacctccATGTCCTCTGcctatactccctccttcccaaccCCTCCCACCTGGCCTTGCCGGTAGCCCTCAAGTCCGCCTCCCGCCTCCGCAACCCTCTCAGAGTCGGCGAGCAGCTGCACGCGCGCTCCCTCAAGCTCCCTTCCGACTCCACCCCCCGCATTCTCACGTCCCTGCTAAATCTGTACGCTAAATGTGGGCTTTTGCAACACGCACGGAGCGTGCTCGAAGAAATGCCCTGCCCCAGCACAGTCTCTTGGACCGCACTCATCGCCGCGTATATGCACGCGGGGCGTGCCAGGGAAGCTGTTGCCGTTGCGAGGGATGCGTTCGCTAGTGGAATGCGTCCGGACAGCTTCATGGCTGCGCAGGTCCTGACCGCGTGCGCCCGGGTCGCCGATTTGGGCACCGGGGAGGCAGTGTGGAGGACTGCAGAGCGGGAGGGGATAGCGAGCAGTGTGTTTGTGGCAACTGCAGCGGTGGATTTGTATGTCAAGTGCGGTGAGATGGCCAAGGCAAGGGAGGTGTTTGACAGGATGCCGGAGAAGGAtgtagtggcttggggtgctatgGTTAGCGGATACGCTTCCAACGGGCATACGCAAGAGGCTCTGCAGCTCTTCTTTGCAATGCAGGCTCAGGGAGTGAGACCAAATTGCAGGACAGTAGCTGGTGCACTCTCAGCGTGCACGCAGTTGGGTGCATTTGATTTGGCACAGCAGGTTGTTGCTGTGGTGGACTGGGATCAGCTTCTTGACAACCCAGTTCTAGGGACTGCGTTGATCGAAATGTACTCCAAGTTTGGGAGCATGGGCGAGGCATGGTTCGTGTTCCAGCAGATGAGAAGGAGGGGCATTACTGTTTGGAACGCAATGGTTTTGGGGCTCAGCATGACTGGACATGATAAGTCTGTGTTTGCCCTTGTCGGTAAAATGGAGAAGTCGGGCATGAAATTGAATGACATAACTTTCATGAGCCTTCTCTACTGCTGTACTCATGCCGGCCTTGTACAAGATGGACGCCGCTACTTCCATAACATGACTCAGTTATACCGCATTGCTCCTAGGATTGAGCACTACGGTTGTATGGTTGACCTTCTCAGTCGCGCTGGGTTGCTCAAGGAGGCTCATCGGCTTATTAATGAAATGCCAATGCAGGCAAATGTTGCCGTCTGGGGTGCACTTCTTGGTGGCTGCAAGATTCACCGAGACGCAGAGCTTGCAGAACATGCCTTGAAACAGCTCATTCTGCTAGAGCCATGGAACTCTGGGAACTATTTCATGCTCTCCAACATATACTCTAATGGCGGCAGATGGAAGGAT encodes the following:
- the LOC123106875 gene encoding putative pentatricopeptide repeat-containing protein At3g08820 yields the protein MEVLRKFVQSELRNPPTTLAPSAFVSSAAEATRRLLLSAVSSSDRLPPLTVKLLHGRLLRLDILADLYTYLLRALSSSGLHLHVLCLYSLLPNPSHLALPVALKSASRLRNPLRVGEQLHARSLKLPSDSTPRILTSLLNLYAKCGLLQHARSVLEEMPCPSTVSWTALIAAYMHAGRAREAVAVARDAFASGMRPDSFMAAQVLTACARVADLGTGEAVWRTAEREGIASSVFVATAAVDLYVKCGEMAKAREVFDRMPEKDVVAWGAMVSGYASNGHTQEALQLFFAMQAQGVRPNCRTVAGALSACTQLGAFDLAQQVVAVVDWDQLLDNPVLGTALIEMYSKFGSMGEAWFVFQQMRRRGITVWNAMVLGLSMTGHDKSVFALVGKMEKSGMKLNDITFMSLLYCCTHAGLVQDGRRYFHNMTQLYRIAPRIEHYGCMVDLLSRAGLLKEAHRLINEMPMQANVAVWGALLGGCKIHRDAELAEHALKQLILLEPWNSGNYFMLSNIYSNGGRWKDDAKLRLHMKAIGVKEVPGYSWVDFDGKVHKFHVGDNWHPLMDQIYKKLDELGMEMKAIGYKPTTDEEKEHPLVHHSVKLAVAFCLLTTSPGEAIRVIKNTRVCTDCHTDIKLISRIAHREIIVRDNSRFHCFRDGCCSCNDYW